A single region of the Flavobacteriales bacterium genome encodes:
- the trxA gene encoding thioredoxin, with translation MATEITDANFEELVLKSDQPVMIDFWAEWCGPCRMIGPVVEEMSKEYDGKALIGKVNVDHNPGIASKFGIRNIPTILFLKNGEIVDKSVGAVPKSQLTDKLNKQL, from the coding sequence ATGGCAACTGAAATTACCGACGCAAACTTCGAAGAACTGGTTCTAAAATCAGATCAACCTGTAATGATTGACTTTTGGGCAGAATGGTGTGGACCATGCCGCATGATCGGACCAGTGGTTGAGGAAATGTCGAAAGAATACGATGGAAAAGCATTGATCGGAAAAGTGAATGTAGACCACAATCCGGGAATAGCATCGAAATTTGGAATCCGTAACATTCCAACGATTCTCTTTTTGAAAAACGGAGAAATTGTTGACAAATCTGTAGGAGCTGTTCCGAAAAGTCAGCTTACCGATAAACTTAACAAACAACTTTAA
- a CDS encoding DUF58 domain-containing protein, giving the protein MNKIDKHKTEPFGNLEFLARQVVEGFITGLHKSPFHGFSVEFAEHRLYNTGESTRHIDWKLFARTDKLFIKRYEEETNLRCQIIIDTSSSMFFPETPEKGFYNKIGFSIHAAAALMELLKRQRDACGLSLFSEQIELHTPSKSSITHQKFLYSELEKHLQLFSAGNPHTTRAAQCLHRIAEAVHRRSLVVIFSDMLDNSEESEELFSALQHLRHNKHEVILFHVSDKKLELEFNFENRPYTFIDMESGEEIKLNPSGVREKYLEAMSKFKNDLVLKCAQLNIELVEADIREGFDKVLMEYLIKRSKMV; this is encoded by the coding sequence TTGAATAAAATCGACAAACATAAAACGGAGCCCTTCGGCAATCTCGAATTTCTTGCCCGCCAGGTAGTGGAAGGATTTATTACGGGATTACATAAAAGTCCCTTTCATGGTTTTTCGGTTGAATTTGCGGAACACCGCCTCTACAATACCGGAGAATCTACCCGGCATATCGATTGGAAATTATTTGCGCGTACCGACAAATTATTCATTAAACGTTACGAGGAAGAAACAAACCTGAGATGTCAGATTATCATCGACACTTCTTCTTCGATGTTTTTTCCCGAAACACCCGAAAAAGGATTTTACAATAAAATCGGATTTTCCATTCACGCCGCAGCTGCATTAATGGAATTATTAAAACGACAGCGCGATGCTTGTGGCTTAAGCTTATTTTCCGAACAAATAGAACTCCACACGCCAAGCAAATCCAGTATTACACATCAGAAATTCCTGTACAGCGAACTGGAGAAACATTTGCAACTATTCAGCGCAGGGAATCCACACACTACACGCGCAGCACAATGCTTACACCGTATAGCCGAAGCTGTTCATCGCAGATCACTGGTGGTTATTTTCTCAGATATGCTTGATAATTCAGAAGAATCGGAAGAATTATTTTCTGCACTACAGCATTTGCGTCACAATAAACATGAGGTTATTCTTTTTCACGTAAGTGATAAAAAACTGGAACTTGAATTCAATTTCGAGAATCGTCCCTACACCTTCATCGATATGGAAAGTGGCGAAGAAATTAAACTCAACCCCTCCGGAGTACGGGAAAAATATTTGGAGGCGATGTCGAAATTTAAAAACGACCTCGTTTTAAAATGCGCTCAATTAAATATTGAACTGGTGGAAGCCGATATTCGTGAAGGCTTTGACAAGGTATTGATGGAATACCTGATTAAACGTTCAAAAATGGTGTAA
- a CDS encoding aspartate carbamoyltransferase catalytic subunit, whose protein sequence is MNKHLSVDHLLGIKDLLPEDIEIIFQTADSFKQVINRPIKKVPSLRDITIANLFFENSTRTKLSFELAEKRLSADIVNFSASGSSVKKGETLIDTVNNILAMKVDMVVMRHATPGAALFLSKHVDARIVNAGDGTHEHPTQALLDAYSIRERLGSVAGKKVVIVGDILHSRVAISNIYCLQKLGAEVMVCGPTTLIPKYIRDLGVKVEHDLKKALAWCDVANMLRIQLERQDIKYFPSLREYSMLFGLDMTLLKSLPKEIVVMHPGPINRGVEITSEVADSEQSVILDQVENGVAIRMAVIYLLAAKIRS, encoded by the coding sequence ATGAATAAGCACTTAAGCGTTGATCATTTACTCGGCATCAAAGATCTTCTACCGGAAGATATTGAAATCATATTTCAAACGGCCGACAGTTTTAAACAGGTGATCAATCGTCCGATTAAAAAAGTGCCATCACTTCGTGACATTACCATTGCGAATCTCTTTTTCGAAAATTCAACCCGTACAAAACTTTCGTTTGAACTTGCAGAAAAACGCTTGTCGGCCGACATTGTCAATTTCTCTGCATCCGGATCATCGGTAAAAAAGGGCGAAACTTTAATTGATACGGTAAATAATATTCTGGCCATGAAAGTGGATATGGTGGTGATGCGCCACGCCACTCCGGGGGCTGCACTGTTCCTTTCTAAACATGTGGATGCACGCATTGTGAATGCCGGCGACGGTACGCATGAACATCCAACGCAAGCTTTGCTGGATGCTTATTCCATTCGTGAACGGTTGGGAAGTGTAGCAGGAAAAAAGGTGGTGATTGTGGGTGATATTCTTCACTCTCGGGTGGCCATTTCGAACATTTACTGCCTTCAAAAGTTGGGTGCAGAAGTCATGGTTTGTGGTCCCACCACACTAATTCCCAAATACATTCGCGATCTGGGTGTAAAAGTGGAGCACGACTTGAAAAAGGCCCTGGCCTGGTGCGATGTGGCCAATATGTTACGAATTCAGCTGGAACGACAGGATATCAAGTATTTCCCTTCACTCCGTGAATATTCCATGTTGTTTGGTTTAGATATGACCTTGCTCAAAAGTTTACCGAAGGAAATCGTGGTGATGCACCCGGGACCCATTAACCGGGGAGTGGAAATCACCTCCGAGGTGGCCGACAGCGAGCAATCGGTTATTCTGGATCAGGTAGAAAACGGGGTGGCTATACGAATGGCTGTCATCTACCTCCTGGCCGCAAAAATCAGGAGTTAA
- the rpsA gene encoding 30S ribosomal protein S1 gives MAEKSTATNVAPDPNFDWVAYADKGYVYTSDEKDKVGKMYDDTLTSIVEKAVTEGSVVAITKKEVVINIGYKSEGVVPLSEFRYNPNLKIGEKVVVFVESTEDKNGQLIISHKKARMFHAWERVNEALTKDEIITGYVKCRTKGGLIVDVFGLEAFLPGSQIDVKPIRDYDIFVGKNMEFKVVKINHEFKNVVVSHKALIEAELEEQKKQIISGLEKGQVLEGTVKNITSYGVFVDLGGVDGLIHITDLSWGRVNHPEEIVKLDEKINVVILDFDDDKKRIALGLKQLTSHPWDALDANIKVGDTIKGKVVVLADYGAFIEIAPGVEGLIHVSEMSWSQHLRSAQDFLKVGDEVEAVVLTLDRDERKMSLGMKQLKPDPWAEIEAKYPTNSRHTATVRNFTNFGVFVELEEGIDGLIHISDLSWSKKVKHPSEFCKIGDKIDVVVLELDKENRRLSLGHKQLEENPWDVFETIFTEGSVHEGTVVTVNDKSATVALPYGVEGYAPAKHIRKEDGSNAKVEDKLQFMVTEFNKEGKKIVVSHTATFDSSVVEEKVKNAARGGAKKGAAAGNTTSKAVKEINSNIEKTTLGDLDALANLKSEMEKGEKK, from the coding sequence ATGGCAGAAAAATCGACCGCAACAAACGTTGCACCAGACCCAAATTTCGACTGGGTTGCTTACGCAGACAAAGGTTATGTGTACACTTCCGATGAAAAAGACAAAGTTGGAAAGATGTATGATGACACGCTTACTTCAATCGTGGAGAAAGCAGTAACTGAAGGTTCTGTTGTAGCTATCACTAAAAAAGAGGTAGTAATCAACATCGGTTACAAATCAGAAGGTGTAGTTCCTCTTTCAGAGTTCCGCTACAATCCAAATCTGAAAATCGGAGAAAAAGTAGTTGTATTCGTTGAGTCTACCGAAGACAAAAACGGTCAGCTGATCATCTCTCACAAAAAAGCGCGCATGTTCCACGCATGGGAACGTGTAAACGAAGCGCTTACAAAAGACGAAATCATCACAGGTTATGTGAAATGTCGTACTAAAGGTGGACTTATCGTTGACGTATTCGGATTGGAAGCATTCCTTCCAGGTTCGCAAATCGATGTTAAGCCAATCCGCGATTACGATATTTTCGTTGGTAAAAACATGGAGTTCAAAGTGGTTAAAATCAATCACGAATTCAAAAACGTTGTTGTATCGCACAAAGCGCTTATTGAAGCTGAACTCGAAGAGCAGAAAAAACAAATCATCAGCGGACTTGAAAAAGGTCAGGTTCTTGAAGGAACCGTTAAAAACATTACATCATACGGTGTATTCGTTGACCTTGGTGGTGTTGATGGTCTTATTCACATTACAGACCTTAGCTGGGGTCGTGTTAATCATCCTGAAGAAATCGTTAAACTCGATGAGAAAATCAACGTGGTTATTCTTGATTTCGATGATGATAAAAAACGTATCGCACTTGGTCTTAAACAACTTACTTCACATCCTTGGGATGCCCTTGATGCTAACATCAAAGTGGGTGATACCATCAAAGGAAAAGTGGTTGTTCTTGCCGACTACGGAGCATTCATTGAAATTGCACCGGGCGTAGAAGGATTGATCCACGTTTCTGAAATGAGCTGGAGCCAACACCTTCGTTCAGCGCAGGACTTCCTGAAAGTTGGAGATGAAGTTGAAGCAGTAGTTCTTACCCTCGATCGCGATGAGCGTAAAATGTCGCTGGGTATGAAACAACTTAAACCAGATCCATGGGCTGAAATTGAAGCAAAATATCCTACCAATTCCCGTCACACTGCCACTGTACGTAACTTCACCAACTTTGGTGTGTTTGTAGAGCTGGAAGAAGGAATCGATGGATTGATTCACATCTCAGACTTAAGCTGGAGCAAAAAAGTAAAACACCCTTCTGAATTCTGCAAAATCGGAGATAAAATCGATGTTGTTGTACTCGAACTCGACAAAGAAAACCGTCGCTTAAGTCTCGGTCACAAACAACTCGAAGAAAATCCATGGGATGTATTCGAAACCATCTTTACCGAAGGTTCAGTACACGAAGGAACTGTTGTTACTGTTAATGATAAATCAGCTACAGTTGCTCTTCCTTATGGTGTTGAAGGTTATGCGCCTGCAAAACACATCCGTAAAGAAGATGGTTCCAATGCTAAAGTTGAAGACAAACTTCAATTCATGGTAACCGAATTCAATAAAGAAGGTAAGAAAATCGTTGTTTCTCACACTGCAACTTTCGATTCTTCAGTAGTTGAAGAGAAAGTGAAAAATGCAGCTCGCGGTGGTGCTAAAAAAGGTGCCGCAGCAGGGAACACGACTTCTAAAGCCGTTAAGGAAATCAATTCCAACATCGAAAAAACCACACTTGGTGACCTCGATGCTTTGGCAAACCTGAAATCTGAAATGGAAAAAGGAGAAAAGAAATAA
- a CDS encoding STAS domain-containing protein: MNFEVNTHDKYVLIRSKVEKLDTTHAPELKSLMVLHNKEGVRNLILDLAETRYCDSSGLSAILVANRLCKGSEGSFVLTGLQEPVMKLITISQLHNVLSITPTVSEASDLIYMEEVERDLNNEN; the protein is encoded by the coding sequence ATGAATTTTGAAGTAAACACCCACGATAAATACGTTTTGATCCGCTCCAAAGTGGAAAAACTCGATACCACGCATGCACCTGAGTTGAAGTCACTCATGGTTTTGCATAACAAAGAAGGTGTACGAAACCTGATTTTGGATCTTGCAGAAACACGCTATTGCGATTCATCCGGATTGAGTGCTATTTTGGTGGCCAATCGTTTATGTAAAGGTTCCGAAGGATCTTTTGTTTTAACCGGCTTACAAGAACCGGTAATGAAATTGATTACCATTTCCCAATTGCACAATGTACTCAGTATAACTCCCACCGTAAGTGAAGCGTCTGATTTAATTTACATGGAAGAAGTTGAGCGTGATTTAAATAATGAAAACTAA
- a CDS encoding ribonuclease Z, protein MKFEVTILGSGSSTPSLRRNPASQLVNIQENYFLVDCGEGTQLQMRKYKVKFQRINHVFISHLHGDHYLGLIGLLQSMHLLGRKNELHIYAHPDLKEMIDLHMKISHTRLTYTIQFHPLSYDQPQVIFDNKMLEVSTVILKHRIPTCGFVFREKQKLLPISSEALKTYSIPVYALPGIKEGKDFITGEGKVIPNKELTLARPASYSYAYCSDTIYHEKIIDSIQGVDVLFHESTFTSELNDRAKETFHSTAAQAATIALKAGVKRLVLGHFSVRYHDMDRFITEAREVFPATEIAEDGLTITIYP, encoded by the coding sequence ATGAAGTTTGAAGTCACCATACTCGGATCCGGTTCATCGACTCCTTCACTGCGAAGGAATCCGGCCTCTCAATTGGTCAATATCCAGGAGAATTATTTTCTGGTAGATTGTGGCGAAGGAACACAACTGCAAATGCGCAAATACAAAGTCAAATTTCAGCGCATTAATCACGTTTTTATTTCCCATTTGCATGGCGACCACTACCTAGGTTTAATCGGATTGTTGCAGAGTATGCATTTGCTCGGAAGGAAAAACGAACTGCATATCTATGCGCATCCCGATCTTAAGGAGATGATTGATTTGCATATGAAAATATCGCATACACGTTTGACCTATACCATACAATTTCATCCGCTGAGCTACGATCAACCCCAGGTTATTTTTGATAATAAAATGCTGGAGGTTTCTACGGTTATTCTTAAGCATCGTATTCCTACCTGCGGATTTGTTTTTCGTGAAAAGCAAAAGCTTTTACCCATTAGTTCCGAAGCATTAAAAACCTACAGCATTCCGGTTTATGCATTACCCGGAATAAAAGAGGGGAAAGATTTTATTACCGGTGAGGGAAAAGTAATTCCGAATAAAGAACTCACGCTGGCACGACCGGCATCGTATTCCTATGCTTATTGTTCCGATACCATTTATCACGAAAAAATAATTGATTCAATTCAAGGTGTGGATGTGTTATTTCATGAAAGCACATTTACTTCGGAACTGAATGATCGGGCAAAAGAAACATTTCATTCAACGGCTGCACAAGCTGCAACGATAGCTTTAAAGGCGGGAGTAAAACGATTGGTGCTTGGACATTTTTCCGTGCGCTATCATGATATGGATCGCTTTATTACGGAGGCCAGGGAAGTATTTCCCGCAACGGAGATTGCAGAAGATGGATTAACCATTACAATTTATCCTTAA
- a CDS encoding SpoIIE family protein phosphatase: MKRLLLVFSFMLHLVVNAQHLWQPVFHELGKEQIGVQNTYNQFWDDKGRLWMACDKGIACFNGYQTHTWSHDDKDANSILSNTIQTIYVDKKGEMWIAYLDTLGITRFNPEKNEFKHFLPDSSKKNSLPYALVVTFKEDSKGRFWILTWDGGLVKFNTQTGHCTNYIRKYDQPHDGHQPFSNRIKGFWELEDGTFLLGYFGGGAPSNIPSYFNPDTEEFYPFPLEDYLKETDPGEAHFIRSASNIINSFYMDKKGNWWWSSYSGLIYLDNEKKTAERVSGISGKETILNLENARGIIEDEFGNLWVATSNTGIMVVNPETKLVKYIRHNPRIATSLNDNRIRTLKKDSKGNIWVSTGHGSFNIYIPIINQFRFYPWEEMGLEYSNRSAQIIPVNMMVVKNSREIYLSHNYGFVVYDPELENVSLRFSPFDFPGGNRMDNSKVGDFAFRNDTVYFTTSAMNGYFTEKDKRVIEVREKNARRGYFLFFRHNPEKPDHQYHCISYHTGKSLIAVFNPKNNTLDTFHIFKDSISLQNQYSYVLNDKQWLLPCGPTAFMIFDPASKESKIYGPKQKYHFPDSTITMAYRDEADNIWILTENGIYSFDHKTGKSELLNEKFGIENGPANAMIRDRSGIYWIALKEELLRWDRKNDKSYLIKKDWGIRVGQFLPSIAQMDEKGRIYIASLSGILSFDPKSFNIPDEKPRLFLSGISVGSDTLNIEDSLHYVQQLSDLKWNQNNLEFDFYTDILASPRALTFSYRVVGLDSSWINHQLSNHIRLNNIPHGNYVLEVKTTNAYDIESEILQIPFTIQRPFWLAWWFYVLVVAFAAVLVWIYIKYRERIHLERQLILEKKVEERTAEVVEKAKEISLQKDIIEIKNKELTDSIHYAQRIQQSILPSDVMMKKSLPEHFVFFKPKDIVSGDFYWHAHHNNSILWSVVDCTGHGVPGGFMSMLGAGLLNQIVNEEKEFQPDQILNQLRHRVIIALRQTGKEGENRDGMDISFCRLLHNEMKLQFAGANNSVFIVRNGQILELKADKQPIGIHIGDDKPFTLHEIQLEKGDIIYQSSDGYSDQFGGEKGKKFKSSNFEKLLCAISTESIQKQMTIISETFNTWKGEFEQLDDVCVIGVKI, translated from the coding sequence ATGAAAAGGCTCCTGCTTGTTTTTTCTTTTATGCTTCACCTGGTGGTGAATGCACAACACCTTTGGCAACCGGTTTTCCATGAATTAGGAAAGGAACAAATCGGTGTACAAAATACCTACAACCAATTCTGGGATGATAAAGGCCGACTTTGGATGGCCTGCGATAAAGGGATCGCCTGCTTTAACGGATACCAGACCCATACCTGGTCGCACGACGATAAAGATGCAAACTCCATTTTATCGAATACCATCCAGACGATTTACGTTGACAAAAAAGGTGAAATGTGGATTGCGTATTTAGATACGCTGGGCATTACGAGATTTAATCCGGAGAAAAATGAATTCAAGCATTTCCTTCCCGACAGCAGCAAAAAAAACAGTTTACCCTATGCATTAGTCGTTACATTTAAAGAAGACAGCAAAGGAAGATTCTGGATTCTCACCTGGGATGGTGGTTTGGTTAAATTCAATACTCAAACCGGACATTGCACCAATTACATTAGAAAATACGATCAGCCGCACGACGGACATCAACCTTTTTCCAATAGAATAAAAGGATTCTGGGAATTGGAAGACGGAACTTTTCTATTGGGTTATTTCGGAGGTGGAGCCCCCAGTAATATTCCCTCCTATTTTAATCCGGATACCGAAGAATTTTATCCCTTTCCGCTTGAAGATTATCTGAAAGAAACAGATCCAGGAGAAGCTCATTTTATACGAAGCGCCAGTAACATCATCAATTCTTTTTACATGGATAAAAAGGGGAATTGGTGGTGGAGTTCGTACAGCGGATTAATTTATCTCGACAATGAGAAAAAAACGGCAGAACGTGTTTCCGGAATTTCGGGAAAGGAAACCATTTTAAATCTGGAAAATGCCCGAGGAATTATTGAAGATGAATTTGGGAATTTATGGGTAGCTACTTCCAACACGGGAATAATGGTGGTAAATCCCGAAACCAAATTAGTAAAATACATCCGGCATAATCCTCGCATTGCAACCAGCTTGAACGATAACCGAATCCGAACACTAAAAAAAGACAGCAAAGGAAATATCTGGGTTTCTACCGGACATGGAAGCTTTAATATTTACATTCCTATCATCAATCAATTCCGTTTTTATCCCTGGGAAGAAATGGGACTTGAATATTCCAATCGCTCTGCACAAATTATTCCGGTAAATATGATGGTTGTAAAAAACAGCCGTGAAATTTATTTATCGCACAATTACGGATTTGTTGTTTACGATCCGGAATTGGAAAATGTATCACTGCGATTTAGTCCATTTGATTTCCCCGGAGGAAACAGAATGGATAACAGTAAAGTCGGAGATTTCGCTTTTCGTAACGATACCGTTTATTTCACCACCAGTGCGATGAACGGCTATTTCACGGAGAAAGATAAACGGGTTATTGAAGTAAGAGAAAAAAACGCGAGAAGGGGATACTTTTTATTTTTCAGGCACAACCCCGAAAAACCCGATCATCAATATCATTGCATTTCCTATCACACCGGAAAAAGTTTGATTGCCGTTTTCAATCCGAAAAACAACACATTAGACACCTTTCATATTTTTAAGGATTCTATTTCATTACAGAACCAATATTCGTACGTGCTTAATGATAAGCAATGGTTATTGCCATGCGGTCCAACCGCCTTTATGATTTTTGATCCGGCAAGTAAAGAATCGAAAATTTATGGTCCGAAACAAAAGTACCACTTCCCCGACAGCACCATTACAATGGCTTACCGAGATGAAGCCGATAACATCTGGATTCTGACTGAAAACGGAATTTATTCTTTCGACCATAAAACAGGAAAATCAGAATTGCTGAATGAAAAATTCGGAATTGAAAACGGTCCCGCTAACGCCATGATCCGCGACCGTAGCGGAATATATTGGATTGCCTTAAAAGAAGAATTGCTGCGTTGGGACAGAAAAAATGATAAATCCTACCTCATTAAAAAGGACTGGGGAATTCGTGTCGGTCAATTCCTTCCATCCATTGCACAAATGGATGAAAAAGGAAGAATTTATATTGCCTCATTAAGTGGCATATTGAGTTTTGATCCGAAATCGTTTAATATTCCCGATGAAAAACCACGCTTATTTTTATCCGGAATTTCGGTCGGTTCAGACACTCTAAACATAGAAGATTCTCTTCATTATGTTCAACAACTCAGCGATTTGAAATGGAATCAGAATAATCTTGAATTCGATTTTTATACCGACATCCTTGCTTCACCGCGTGCTCTAACTTTTAGTTATCGTGTAGTGGGACTGGATAGCAGTTGGATCAACCATCAATTATCGAATCATATTCGTTTAAATAATATTCCACACGGTAATTATGTTTTAGAAGTTAAAACGACCAATGCCTACGATATAGAAAGTGAGATTCTGCAAATTCCATTTACCATTCAACGTCCCTTTTGGTTAGCCTGGTGGTTCTATGTTTTGGTAGTTGCTTTTGCCGCTGTATTGGTTTGGATTTATATTAAATACAGAGAACGTATTCATTTGGAGCGTCAACTGATTCTTGAGAAAAAAGTAGAAGAACGGACGGCAGAAGTGGTTGAAAAAGCTAAAGAAATTTCTCTGCAGAAAGATATTATTGAAATTAAAAACAAAGAACTTACCGATAGTATTCATTACGCACAGCGCATTCAACAATCCATTTTGCCTTCGGATGTAATGATGAAAAAAAGTTTACCCGAACATTTTGTCTTTTTTAAACCCAAAGATATTGTAAGCGGCGATTTTTACTGGCATGCGCATCACAACAATTCCATTTTGTGGTCGGTGGTGGATTGCACAGGACATGGGGTCCCCGGTGGCTTTATGAGCATGTTGGGTGCAGGATTATTGAATCAGATTGTAAACGAAGAAAAAGAATTTCAACCAGATCAGATTTTAAATCAGCTTCGTCACCGCGTGATCATTGCATTGCGACAAACCGGCAAAGAGGGAGAGAACAGAGATGGAATGGATATTTCATTCTGCCGCTTACTTCACAATGAAATGAAATTGCAATTTGCGGGAGCCAATAATTCCGTATTTATAGTAAGAAACGGTCAGATTCTTGAATTGAAAGCCGACAAACAACCTATCGGTATACATATTGGCGACGATAAACCGTTTACACTTCACGAAATTCAACTAGAAAAAGGCGATATCATTTATCAAAGCTCAGATGGATATAGCGATCAATTCGGAGGAGAAAAAGGAAAGAAATTTAAATCGTCGAATTTCGAAAAATTGTTGTGCGCTATTTCTACAGAGAGTATTCAAAAGCAAATGACCATTATTTCAGAAACCTTCAACACCTGGAAAGGTGAATTTGAACAGCTGGATGATGTGTGTGTAATCGGAGTTAAAATTTAA
- the pyrR gene encoding bifunctional pyr operon transcriptional regulator/uracil phosphoribosyltransferase PyrR — protein sequence MKPNEIVNSQLFSLLINRLCFQLIENHGDFSDSVIIGLQPRGIYLANRIKHRLEEITGTQIQTGALDITFYRDDFRRRDIPLLPSVTNIDFIIEGKKVILVDDVLYTGRTVRSGLDALIAYGRPKKVELLTLIDRRFTRQIPIQADYVGKWVDSLHSERVSVEWAETEGADKVILYTEKENE from the coding sequence ATGAAGCCTAACGAAATAGTCAACAGTCAGCTTTTTTCTTTACTCATCAACAGGCTTTGTTTTCAATTAATCGAAAATCACGGAGATTTTTCTGATTCTGTAATCATCGGTTTGCAACCACGCGGTATTTATTTGGCCAATCGCATAAAACATCGTTTAGAAGAAATTACAGGAACACAAATTCAAACCGGAGCGCTCGATATTACATTCTACCGCGACGATTTTCGCAGAAGGGACATTCCTTTATTACCCAGTGTAACGAATATCGATTTTATCATCGAAGGCAAAAAAGTGATTTTGGTGGACGATGTGTTGTATACCGGAAGAACCGTTCGTTCCGGATTGGATGCGCTAATTGCTTATGGTAGACCTAAAAAAGTAGAGCTACTAACATTGATTGATCGCAGGTTTACACGGCAGATTCCCATTCAGGCAGATTATGTGGGGAAATGGGTCGACTCACTTCATTCGGAACGTGTTTCGGTAGAGTGGGCAGAAACGGAAGGAGCAGATAAAGTGATTTTATATACAGAGAAAGAAAATGAATAA
- a CDS encoding T9SS type A sorting domain-containing protein, giving the protein MKKILLFVSFIAAGFSASAQCTPDMSVAGDAGIHPDSAQNFAVAYVGTPYGQTVTAVVPADTCAQVLPLPLPCTTLSFDSIVVTSVTGLPPGFVFTCAVPNCAFPGNSINCAIITGTAQPGDEGVYNLTIALDAYVGGFGVPNSFTLDYYKIVVLPANSVDEVAASTFSISQNQPNPFDETTSIVLETGISGNVQLEVFNLLGQPVYNKQIAVNKGKNTITINGSGIPSGTYMYKISDGKRTLTKRMIIAH; this is encoded by the coding sequence ATGAAGAAAATTTTACTTTTCGTTTCGTTTATTGCTGCCGGTTTTAGTGCTTCTGCACAATGTACTCCGGATATGAGCGTAGCCGGTGATGCCGGAATTCATCCAGACAGCGCACAGAATTTTGCAGTGGCTTATGTGGGCACTCCTTACGGACAAACCGTAACTGCCGTTGTACCTGCAGATACCTGTGCACAGGTTTTACCTTTGCCATTGCCATGCACTACGTTGTCGTTCGACAGTATCGTAGTAACTTCAGTAACCGGATTACCTCCGGGATTTGTTTTCACATGTGCTGTTCCTAACTGCGCATTTCCGGGTAATTCCATCAATTGTGCGATTATTACCGGTACCGCACAACCAGGTGATGAAGGCGTATATAACTTAACCATTGCATTGGATGCATACGTTGGTGGTTTCGGAGTTCCGAATAGCTTCACACTCGATTATTATAAAATCGTAGTGTTGCCTGCCAATAGTGTAGATGAAGTTGCTGCTTCTACATTTTCTATCAGCCAGAATCAACCTAATCCATTCGATGAAACAACTTCCATTGTACTGGAAACCGGAATTTCAGGTAATGTTCAATTGGAAGTATTCAATCTGTTGGGTCAACCTGTTTACAACAAACAGATCGCCGTTAACAAAGGGAAAAATACAATTACAATCAATGGTTCAGGTATTCCTTCAGGAACGTATATGTACAAAATTTCCGATGGAAAACGCACCCTCACCAAGCGCATGATTATCGCACATTAA